A stretch of Candidatus Methylacidithermus pantelleriae DNA encodes these proteins:
- a CDS encoding tyrosine recombinase XerC translates to MEGDTTLSPALGPRPVEPWREPTEAFLRFLQYQKLSSAYTVRNYRFVLAEFARWIRQPFRWEELKRETFRDYLYWLGRRRLSAGSVRLRIAALRSFYQYLLQQEKVAANPLRGLPAPKRPRRLPVFLTLEQMARLLQAPSEKWKQRQNNRSRGQRWERWQYLRDRAWLETLYGGGLRIGELVRLTVFDFDPSSGILRVRGKGRKERLCPIGEAAKEAIQAYLQVRPLSSEALFVGPSGKPLTVRNLQKLLKEYLKLAGLDFRITPHKLRHSFATHLLDRGADLRSVQELLGHAHLVTTQIYTAVTTERLLKEYARTHPRAHAEP, encoded by the coding sequence ATGGAGGGGGATACCACCCTAAGTCCAGCGCTGGGTCCCAGACCAGTGGAACCGTGGAGAGAACCTACGGAAGCGTTTCTGCGTTTCCTTCAGTATCAGAAACTTTCCTCTGCGTACACGGTCCGCAATTATCGCTTCGTTCTGGCGGAATTTGCCCGTTGGATAAGACAGCCATTCCGATGGGAGGAGCTAAAAAGAGAGACCTTTCGAGATTATCTTTACTGGCTGGGAAGGCGCCGACTCTCAGCAGGTTCCGTTCGCCTGCGCATAGCAGCCCTTCGAAGTTTTTACCAGTACTTGCTGCAACAGGAAAAAGTCGCCGCCAATCCCCTGAGGGGGCTTCCGGCTCCCAAGCGACCTAGGCGGTTGCCCGTCTTTTTGACTTTGGAACAGATGGCTCGCCTTCTGCAAGCGCCCTCGGAAAAGTGGAAGCAAAGGCAGAATAATCGATCACGCGGGCAAAGGTGGGAGCGGTGGCAGTATCTCCGCGACCGAGCCTGGCTAGAGACTCTTTACGGAGGAGGCCTTCGGATTGGGGAGTTAGTGCGACTGACGGTCTTCGATTTTGATCCAAGCTCAGGAATTTTACGGGTACGAGGCAAGGGTCGAAAAGAAAGGCTCTGTCCTATTGGGGAGGCAGCCAAGGAAGCTATCCAAGCCTACCTTCAGGTGCGTCCTCTTTCAAGTGAAGCCCTTTTCGTAGGTCCCTCTGGCAAGCCCTTAACGGTGCGGAACCTTCAAAAGCTTCTCAAAGAATATCTTAAGCTTGCGGGACTCGACTTTCGCATCACGCCACACAAACTTCGGCACAGTTTTGCCACCCACCTTCTGGATCGTGGAGCAGATCTTCGGAGTGTTCAGGAGCTCCTTGGACACGCTCACTTGGTGACGACCCAAATTTATACGGCGGTCACTACCGAACGACTCCTTAAGGAATACGCTCGCACGCATCCCCGAGCGCATGCCGAGCCATGA
- a CDS encoding 3-deoxy-D-manno-octulosonic acid transferase, with protein MTELLLLVGYNVLLSVALLLALPYLLYRLRKRGQPWDGIGERFGCYSRSLVERLREGADLWIHAVSVGEVMVASVLLYHLRQRDPRIRVVLTTTTVTGRRVASALEDSNTIVLYNPIDLYWCVSRALRTIRPKLLVLVEAEIWPNYLWLAKHRGVATCLLNARLSPRSYRRYRRFRWILERVLLWLDLVLVQHFSDVERFVQAGFPSEAIFTAGSLKYDVADLPNVNGKLVDRWWRLCGWEAEKDRVFLAGSTHPGEEDILLRTYTQVLEKYPEWKLVLAPRHVERARELLVLCARLGLPAKLRSQLGQTPDGKPLRVLILDTTGELRCVYEKADLVFVGKSLKARGGQNFIEAARVGKPIIVGPYMENFAHLVVEFLSKEGIRQVRDEFELARAMERLAGHPEEREELGKRARLVFETNLGAGRVAAEVLWEFLQHLGHR; from the coding sequence ATGACAGAACTTCTTCTACTGGTCGGCTATAACGTCCTTTTGAGTGTCGCTTTGCTTTTGGCACTCCCCTACCTTTTGTACCGATTACGCAAACGCGGCCAGCCTTGGGACGGAATTGGCGAGCGGTTCGGTTGTTACTCGCGATCCCTAGTGGAAAGACTCCGAGAGGGCGCTGATCTATGGATCCATGCGGTAAGCGTCGGCGAGGTGATGGTGGCATCGGTGCTTTTGTATCACTTACGGCAACGAGATCCTCGGATTCGTGTAGTTCTGACAACAACAACGGTCACCGGCAGGCGAGTGGCAAGCGCGCTGGAAGACTCCAACACGATCGTCCTCTACAATCCCATCGATCTTTACTGGTGCGTTTCGCGAGCGTTGCGAACGATTCGACCCAAGCTTCTGGTTCTTGTCGAAGCAGAAATTTGGCCCAATTACCTGTGGCTCGCAAAACATCGAGGTGTTGCCACCTGCCTGTTGAACGCCCGGCTCTCTCCCCGGAGCTACCGGCGTTACCGGCGGTTTCGTTGGATCCTGGAACGGGTTCTCCTATGGCTCGACCTTGTGCTTGTCCAGCATTTTTCCGATGTGGAACGTTTCGTCCAGGCAGGCTTTCCTTCGGAAGCCATTTTTACAGCCGGTAGCCTCAAATACGACGTGGCTGATCTTCCGAATGTGAACGGAAAGCTTGTAGACCGATGGTGGCGCCTCTGCGGATGGGAGGCTGAAAAGGATCGCGTGTTTTTAGCCGGGAGCACCCATCCGGGCGAAGAAGATATTCTCTTGCGAACCTATACTCAGGTCTTGGAAAAATATCCCGAGTGGAAACTTGTCCTGGCTCCTCGACACGTGGAACGAGCCAGAGAGCTTTTGGTGCTTTGTGCTCGGTTGGGTCTCCCTGCAAAGCTGCGATCCCAACTCGGTCAAACCCCGGATGGGAAACCCCTTCGTGTTCTCATCTTGGACACCACCGGCGAGCTTCGTTGCGTCTATGAGAAAGCGGATCTTGTTTTTGTCGGAAAAAGTCTCAAGGCCCGGGGAGGACAAAACTTTATTGAAGCCGCCCGGGTAGGAAAGCCGATCATTGTAGGGCCGTACATGGAAAATTTTGCACATCTCGTAGTCGAGTTCCTGTCCAAGGAGGGGATTCGCCAGGTTCGAGACGAGTTTGAGCTTGCGCGAGCAATGGAAAGATTGGCGGGACATCCAGAAGAACGCGAAGAACTGGGGAAGAGAGCACGGCTCGTCTTTGAAACGAATCTAGGCGCTGGCCGGGTAGCCGCCGAGGTTCTCTGGGAATTTCTACAACACCTCGGTCATAGATAG